In one window of Macrobrachium nipponense isolate FS-2020 chromosome 2, ASM1510439v2, whole genome shotgun sequence DNA:
- the LOC135221043 gene encoding plasma alpha-L-fucosidase-like gives MATSPLLFVICSSILVAVIAKYEPTWESLDSRPLPQWYDDAKIGIFIHWGVFAVPSFGSEWFWEFWKKGKLPAYVSFMEENYPPGFTYQDFAPQFTAEFFDPEEWTRFSTPPGLSTSSLPANITKVLLFGLRRIHGTGTAWMLGRRGTWLVTWPALESKAPHIHFGLYHSLFEWFNPLYLQDKANYFHTNDFVATKTLPELYDIVRNYEPEIIWSDGEAEAHDWYWNATVFLAWLFNNSPVKDTVVVNDRWGIGTPCKHGSFYTCADRYNPGTVQPHKWENCMTLDKKSWGYRRNAVLADYLTIHELITQLAETVSCGGNILINIGPTHDGRLPPIMEERLRQLGTWLGINGGAIYGSRPWVHQNDSVTPGVWYTAKEDVTYAIVLNWPKKSSLLLASVEPTEQTKIFMFGYGDFLEEELKFKSTKSGMVIKFPEMGEVRSQWAWVLIMTDIIPAAPRR, from the exons ATGGCCACATCTCCGCTTCTCTTTGTTATTT GTTCAAGCATTCTTGTCGCCGTCATAGCCAAGTACGAACCAACCTGGGAATCCTTAGACTCTCGCCCCCTCCCGCAGTGGTATGATGATGCCAAAATCGGAATCTTTATTCACTGGGGCGTCTTCGCCGTCCCGTCCTTCGGTTCAGAATGGTTCTGGGAGTTTTGGAAGA AAGGAAAACTTCCCGCCTACGTCAGCTTCATGGAGGAAAACTATCCTCCAGGCTTCACGTATCAGGACTTTGCCCCTCAGTTCACGGCAGAGTTTTTCGACCCTGAAGAGTGGACGAGGTTTTCAACTCCTCCGGGGCTCAGTACGTCGTCCTTACCAGCAAACATCACGAAGGTTTTACTCTTTGGCCTTCGCCGGATTCATGGAACTGGAACAGCATGGATGTTGGGCCGAAGAGGAACTTGGTTG GTGACTTGGCCAGCGCTCGAGTCGAAGGCACCGCACATTCACTTCGGCTTATATCACTCCTTGTTTGAATGGTTTAATCCTCTATACCTGCAAGACAAAGCCAATTACTTTCACACGAACGATTTTGTTGCCACCAAAACGCTACCAGAACTCTACGACATA GTAAGAAACTACGAGCCAGAAATCATCTGGTCTGACGGCGAAGCAGAGGCCCATGACTGGTACTGGAATGCCACGGTTTTTCTGGCCTGGCTTTTCAACAACTCGCCCGTGAAAGACACGGTGGTCGTCAACGACCGGTGGGGCATCGGAACACCTTGCAAACACGGTTCATTTTACACCTGTGCCGACAGATATAACCCAG GTACAGTGCAGCCCCATAAATGGGAGAACTGCATGACGCTCGACAAGAAATCTTGGGGTTACAGACGCAACGCTGTTCTGGCAGACTACCTGACCATTCACGAGCTCATCACCCAATTAGCTGAGACGGTCAGTTGTGGAG GAAATATCTTGATAAACATTGGACCAACCCACGACGGGCGTCTTCCTCCCATCATGGAGGAGAGGTTGAGACAACTCGGCACTTGGCTTGGTATAAACGGGGGGGCCATTTATGGATCTCGACCTTGGGTACATCAAAATGACTCCGTAACTCCAGGAGTTTG GTACACTGCCAAAGAGGATGTGACTTATGCCATTGTTCTCAACTGGCCAAAGAAAAGTAGTCTGTTGTTGGCGTCAGTCGAACCTACGGAACAGACCAAGATTTTCATGTTTGGTTATGGAGATTTTTTGGAAGAGGAACTCAAG ttcaAGTCTACGAAAAGTGGGATGGTCATAAAGTTTCCAGAAATGGGCGAAGTTAGGAGCCAGTGGGCCTGGGTATTGATCATGACTGACATTATTCCAGCGGCGCCACGGAGGTGA